The nucleotide sequence TATGTCCAAATTCAATTGATAATGGAAGCTGGCCAGCCACCACCACACAGACTTCTGTAGCTTCGAAGAATGCAGGTTTAATATccactttgaaaaagaaaacaaataagtttATTTATGCTATACATGATGAAACatcttataaaggaaaaaaaatgccgaAAGACCAAAAATCAGAACTAATTAACTGTTCAGCCCAATTTGAAGCAAATGCTTTTGAAGCACCACTTACATTTGCAAATGCTGATTCAGgtacctctctctttttttttttttttttgtaaatagtaCATATAGTTTTATAGATGATGATTCCTTATGtgtttttttgtgctttttaaaatcttcatatATTTAATCTTAGGCATCATCTGTATACATTattgtttaggtctttaattacCAATGTTTAGAATCAGGTCACTCAAACATGGTAGATAAGTTTGCATAGTTTGTGTATAGCCATCACTCTTGagacagttttattttaagttccggggtacatgtgcaggacgtgcagatttgttacataagtaaacctgtgccatgctggtttgctgcacctatcaacccttcacctaagtattaagcccagcatgcattagctatttttcctgatgctctccttcccccaacacacccccacctcctgacagACCCTAGTGtgtgttctcctccctgtgtccatgtgttctcattgttcagctcccacttatgagtgagaacatgtgatgttttgttttctgttcctgcattagtttacttaggataatggcttccagctccatctgtgtccctgcaaaggacatgatcttgttcctttttatggctgcatggtattccatggtgtatagttccacattttatttatccagtctatcattgatgggcatttgggttgattccgtgtctgtgctattgtgaatagtgctgcagtgaacgtaCAGGTGGATGTATCTTTATAATacgatgatttatattcctttgggtatatacccagtaatgggattgctgagtcagatggtatttttggttctaggtctttgaggaattgccacactgtcttccacaatggttgaactaatttacattccagccAACAACTTGAGACAGTTTTTGACTCATAAACATTCAGAGCTTGGCTAGCTAATTCctgctttaatttaaaaagtgtttattatATGCAAATTGTACAACTCATATAAATATGTGGTGCTACTTACTATGTATTTTCTCTAaagcatgttaaaaaaaataggctagatatagtggctcatgcctgtaatcttagcactttgggaggctaaggcaggaggatcacttgtggtcaggagtttaagaacaccctgggcaacatagtgagaccccatctctacaaaaaatttaaaatacccaggcatggtggcatgcttctGATGttgtagctactcaggatgctcagacaggaggatcacttgagcccaagtgactgaggctgcagtgaaccaaaattgtaccagtgccctccagcctgggccacaaaataAGACCttgtccctaaaaaaaaaaaaaaaaatagaggaaatacTAGCTAAGTTTAATGTAGGCCAGTTCTAAAATAAtgatttgttgctgttgttgttacataattttcttaaatattttaaagattgcaTACTGTTACTGCTCTATTTCTGCATCTCCATGGTGTAACTCTGTCCTCTCTGTTGTTGCAACAGTTCACTTAGCAACGAAACTGTATGTTTACAAAGTGATTTTATCTCCCTATGAGAAAACTTTAGTGAATAGCTCAGTGAATAGTAGAGTTGGTGAGACCAGAGGACAGAGCTGTTTGAAGTTTGGGTTAAATTTTTAGAGGAAAATGTTTGATACTATGCATATCATAGTTAAGGCCAATGAAAAAGCtgatataggccaggcgcagtggctcacgcctgtagtcccagcactttgggaggccaaggcaggcagatcacttaaggtcaagagttcaagaccagcctggccaacatggtaaaaccccatctctatgaaaaaaaacaaaaattatccagatgtggtggcatgtgcctataatcccagctactcgggacactaaggcaggagaatcacttgaacctgggagatggaggttgcaatgagctgagatcacgccactgcaccccagcctgggtgacagaatgagactccatctcaaaaaaaaaaaaaaaaaaagctaatacaTGTGATCACTGATGAAATGCAATTAAGAACTGGTTAGTAGAAAATTCAGAGGGTCAAGAAATTTAACAGAGCGGTTGAATTCATTTGCCTTTATCATTGAGATTAGATCATCTTTCAGGCTGTTAGTATATGgaccctgtttttaaaaattgtggttttgtttttttcaatgtGAAAGAATTAAGAAAACTGTTACTTTTCTAATTCCTTTTCTATGCCTTGCTTTTCTGTTCACACCAGTATTAATAGCAAtgaaattttttcaattttattttccaataaaaattacTTTGAGTTTTTTTTATGGTAGCTAGCTACTTCCTTGACCTAGATACTAATTTTGGTTGAGTTGgtaactattattaaaaaaacaacttagGTCTAATTTATCTTGAGCTGAAAAATGTAATAACTGAAAAATAGAGCATATTTAGGATTCTTTCTGCTTTAAATTTGACATTCAgttattttcatgtaatttgtGTTTTGAGCACTaccttttaattaatttatttatttttattttttagagactgtctcattctgttacctagtctggagtgcactagtatgatctcagctcaccgtagcctcaccctcctgggctcaagcagtccttgcacctcaccctcctgagtagctggcaccgcgggcatacaccaccacacccagctaatttttatttttcgtagagtcatggtctcactatgttgcccaggctattctccaactcctgggctgaagcagtcttcctgcctcagcctcccaaaagtgctgagattacaggcatgagccactgtgcccaaacaCTACTTTTTTAACTTagtgaaaaatatttactgaatatgaTTGATGGTACTTTAATTTTGTCactttgtgtttttatgtttagGTTTATTGCATTCTTCTGTCAAAAGAAGCTgttcacagaatgattctgaagAACCAACTTTGTCCTTAACTAGCTCTTTTGGGACAATTCTGAGGAAATGTTCTAGAAATGAAACATGTTCTAATAATACAGTAATCTCTCAGGATCTTGATTATAAAGAAGCAAAATGTAATGAGGAAAAACTACAGTTATTTATTACCCCAGAAGCTGATTCTCTGTCATGCCTGCAGGAAGGACAGTGTGAAAATGatccaaaaagcaaaaaagtttCGGATATAAAAGAAGAGGTCTTGGCTGCAGCATGTCACCCAGTACAAGATTCAAAAGTGGAATACAGTGATACTGACTTTCAATCCCAGAAAAGTCTTTTATATGACCATGAAAATGCCAGCACTCTTATTTTAACTCCTACTTCCAAGGATGTTCTGTCAAACCTAGTCATGATTTCTAGAGGCAAAGAATCATACAAAATGTCAGACAAGCTCAAAGGTAACAATTATGAATCTGATGTTGAATTAACCAAAAATATTCCCATGGAAAAGAATCAAGATATATGTGCttcaaatgaaaatgataaaaacgTTGAGCTGTTGCCACCTGAAAAATACATAAGAGTAGCATCACCTTCAAGAAAGGTCCAGTTCAACCAAAACACAAATCTAAGAGTAAtccaaaaaaatcaagaagaaactACTTCAATTTCAAAAATAACTGTCAATCCAGACTCTGAAGAACTTTTCTTAGACATTGAGAATGATTTTGTCTTCCAAGTAGCTAATGAAAGGAATAATCTTGCTTTAGGAAATACTAAGGAACTTCATGAAACAGACTTGACTTGTGTAAACGAACCCATTTTCAAGAACTCTACCATGGTTTTATATGGAGACATAGGTGATAAACAAGCAACCCAAGTGTCAATTAAAAAAGATTTGGTTTATGTTCTTGCAGAGGAGAACAAAAATAGTGTAAAGCAGCATATAAAAATGACTCTAGGTCAAGATTTAAAATCGGACGTCTTGAATATAGATAAAATACCAGACAAAAATAATGATTACATGGACAAATCGGCAGGACTCTTAGGTCCAATTTCAAATCACAGTTTTGGAGGTGGCTTCAGAACAGCTTCAAATAAGGAAATCAAGCTCTCTGAACATAACATTAAGAAGAGCAAAATGTTCTTCAGAGATATTGAAGAACAATATCCTACTAGTTTAGCTTGTGTTGAAATTGTAAATACCTTGGCATTAGATAATCAAAAGAAACTGAGCAAGCCTCAGTCAATTAATACTGTATCTGCACATTTACCGAGTAGTGTAGTTGTTTCTGATTGTAAAAATAGTCATATAACCCCTCAGATGTTATTTTCAAAGCAGGATTTTAATTCAAACCATAATTTAACACCtagccaaaaggcagaaattACAGAACTTTCTACTATATTAGAAGAATCAGGAAGTCAGTTTGAATTTACTCAGTTTAGAAAACCAAGCTACATATTGCAGAAGAATACATTTGAAGTGCCTGAAAACCAGATGACTATCTTAAATACCACTTCTGAGGAATGCAGAGATGCTGATCTTCATGTCATAATGAATGCCCCATCAATTGGTCAGGTAGACAGCAGCAAGCAATTTGAAGGTACAGTTGGAATTAAACAGAAGTTTGCTGGCCTGTTGAAAAATGACTGTAACAAAAGTGCTTCTGGTTATTTAACAGATGAAAATGAAGTGGGGTTTAGGGGCTTTTATTCTGCTCATGGCGCAAAACTGAATGTTTCTACTGAAGCTCTGCAAAAAGCTGTGAAACTGTTTAGTGATATTGAGAATATTGGTGAGGAAACTTCTGCAGAAGTAGATCCAATAAGTTTATCTTCAAGTAAATGTCATGATTCTGTTGTTTCAATGTTTAAGATAGAAAATCATGATAAAActgtaagtgaaaaaaataatatatgccaACTGATACtacaaaataatattgaaatgaCTAGTGGCACTTTTATTGAAGAAATTACTGAAAATTACAAGAGAAATACtgaaaatgaagataacaaaTATACTGCTGCCAGTAGAAATTCTCATAACTTAGAATTTGATGGCAGTGATTCAAGTAAAAATGATACTGTTTGTATTCATAAAGATGAAACGGACTTGCTATTTACTGATCAGCACAACATATGTCTTAAATTATCTGGCCAGTTTATGAAGGAGGGAAACACTCAGATTAAAGAAGATTTGTCAGATTTAACTTTTTTGGAAGTTGTGAAAGCTCAAGAAACATGTCATGGTAATACTTCAAATAAAGAACAGTTAACTGCTACTAAAACGGAGCAAAATATAAAAGGTTTTGAGACTTTTGATACATCTTTTCAGACGGCAAGTGGGAAAAATATTAGTGTCGCCAAAGAGTCAtttaataaaattgtaaatttctTTGATCAGAAACCAGAAGAATTGCATAACTTTTCCTTAAATTCTGAATTACATTCTGacataagaaagaacaaaatggacATTCTAAGTCATGAGGAAACAGAcatagttaaaaacaaaatactgaaagaaagtGTCCCAGTTGGTACTGGAAATCAACTAGTGACCTTCCAGGAACAACCTGAACGTGATGAAAAGATCAAAGAACCTACTCTGTTGGGTTTTCATACAGCTAGtgggaaaaaagttaaaattgcaAAGGAATCTTTGGACAAAGTGAAAAATctttttgatgaaaaagagcaAGGTACTTGTGAAATCACCAGTTTTAGCCATCAATGGGCAAAGACCCTAAAGTACAGAGATGCCCGTAAAGACCTTGAATTAGCACGTGAGACAATTGAGATCACAACTGCCCCAAAGTGTAAAGAAATGCAGAATTCTCGCAATAATGATAAAAACCTTGTTTCTATTGAGACTGTGGTGCCACCTAAGCTCTTAAGTGATAATTTATGTAGACAAACTGAAAATctcaaaacatcaaaaagtaTCTTTTTGAAAGTTAAAGTAcatgaaaatgtagaaaaagaaacagcaaaaagtCCTGCAACTTGTTACACAAATCAGTCCCCTTATTCAGTCATTGAAAATTCAGCCTTAGCTTTTTACACAAGTTGTAGTAGAAAAACTTCTGTGAGTCAGACTTCATTAACTGAAGCAAAAAAATGGCTTAGAGAAGGAATATTTGATGGTCAACCAGAAAGAGTAAATACTGCAGATTATGTAGGAAATTCTTTGTATGAAAGTAATTCAAATACTATAgctgaaaatgacaaaaatcatCTCTCTGAAAAACAAGATACTTATTTAAGTAACAGTAGCATGTCTAACAGCTATTCCTACCATTCTGATGAGGTACATAATGATTCAGGatatctctcaaaaaataaacttgaTTCTGGTATTGAGCCAGTATTGAAGGATGTTGAAGATCAAAAAAACACTAGTTTTTCCAAAGTAATATCCAATGTAAAAGATGCAAATGCATACCCGCAAACTGTAAATGAAGATATTTGTGTTGAGGAACTTGTGACTAGCTCTTCACCCTGcgaaaataaaaatgcagccaTTAAATTGTCCATATCTAATAGTAATAATTTTGCGGTAGGGCCACCTGCATTTAGGATAGCCAGTGGTAAAATCATTTGTGTTTCAcatgaaacaattaaaaaagTGAAAGACATATTTACAGACAGTTTCAGTAAAGTAATTAAGGAAAACAATGAGAATAAATCAAAAATTTGCCAAAAGAAAATTGTGGCAGGTTGTTACGAGGCATTGGATGATTCTGAGGATATTCTTCATAACTCTCTAGATAATGATGAATGTAGCATGCATTCACATAAGGTTTTTGCTGACATTCAAAGTGAAGAAGTTTTACAACATAACCAAAATATGTCTGGATTGGAGAAAGTTTCTAAAATATCAGCTTGTGATGTTAGTTTGGAAACTTCAGATATATGTAAATGTAGTATAGGGAAGCTTCCTAAGTCAGTCTCATCTACAAATACTTGTGGGATTTTTAGCACAGCAAGTGGAAAATCTGTCCAGATATCAGATGCTTCATTACAAAAGGCAAGACAAGTGTTTTCTGAAATAGAAGATAGTACCAAGCAAGTCTTTTCCAAAGTATTGTTTAAGAGTAACGAACATTCAGACCAGCTCACAAGACAAGAAAATACTGCTATACATACTCCAGAAAATTTAACATCCCAAAAAGGCTTTTCATATAATGTGGTAAATTCATCTGCTTTCTCTGGATTTAGTACAGCAAGTGGAAAGCAAGTTTCCATTTTAGAAAGTTCCTTACACGAAGTTAAGGGAGTGTTAGAGGAATTTGATTTAATCAGAACTGAGCATAGTCTTCACTATTCACCTACGTCTAGACAAAATGTATCAAAAATACTTCCTTGTGTTGATAAGAGAAACCCAGAGCACTGTGtaaactcagaaatggaaaaaacctGCAGTAAAGAATTTAAATTATCAAATAACTTTAATGTTGAAGGTGGTTCTTCAGAAAATAATCACTCTATTAAAGTTTCTCCATATTTCTCTCAATTTCAACAAGATAAACAACAGTTGGTATTAGGAACCAAAGTCTCACTTGTTGAGAACATTCATGTTTTGGGAAAAGAACAGACTTCACCTGAAAACGTAAAAATGGAAATGGGTAAAActgaaactttttctgatgttcCTGTGAAAACAAATATAGAAGTTTGTTCTACTTACTCCAAAGATTCAGAAAACTACTTTGAAACAGAAGCAGTAGAAATTGCTAAAGCGTTTATGGAAGATGATGAACTGACAGATTCT is from Pongo abelii isolate AG06213 chromosome 14, NHGRI_mPonAbe1-v2.0_pri, whole genome shotgun sequence and encodes:
- the BRCA2 gene encoding breast cancer type 2 susceptibility protein isoform X3 — encoded protein: MPVGSKERPTFFEIFKTRCNKADLGPISLHWFEELSSEAPPYNSEPAEESEHKNNNYEPNLFKTPQRKPSYNQLASTPIIFKEQGLTLPLYQSPVKELDKFRLDLGRNVPNSRHKSLRTVKTKMDQADDVSCPLLSSCLSESPVVLQCTHVTPQRDKSVVCGSLFHTPKYVKGRQTPKHISESLGAEVDPDMSWSSSLATPPTLSSTVLIVRNEEASETVFPHDTTANVKSYFSNHDENLKKNDRFIPSVTDSENTDQREATSHGFDKTLGNSFKVNSCKDHIGKSMPNVLEDEVYETVADTSEEVSFSLCFSKYRTRNLQKVRTSKTRKKIFHEANADECEKSKNQVKEKYSFVSEVEPNDTDPLDSNVANQKPFESGSDKISKEVVPSLACEWSQLTLSGLNGTQMEKIPLLHISSCDQNISEKDLLDTENKRKKDFLTSENSLPHISSLPKSEKPLNEETVVNKRDEEQHLESHRDCILAVKQAISGTSPVASSFQGIKKSIFRIRESPKETFNASFSGHMTDPNFKKETEASESGLEIHTVCSQKEDSLCPNSIDNGSWPATTTQTSVASKNAGLISTLKKKTNKFIYAIHDETSYKGKKMPKDQKSELINCSAQFEANAFEAPLTFANADSGLLHSSVKRSCSQNDSEEPTLSLTSSFGTILRKCSRNETCSNNTVISQDLDYKEAKCNEEKLQLFITPEADSLSCLQEGQCENDPKSKKVSDIKEEVLAAACHPVQDSKVEYSDTDFQSQKSLLYDHENASTLILTPTSKDVLSNLVMISRGKESYKMSDKLKGNNYESDVELTKNIPMEKNQDICASNENDKNVELLPPEKYIRVASPSRKVQFNQNTNLRVIQKNQEETTSISKITVNPDSEELFLDIENDFVFQVANERNNLALGNTKELHETDLTCVNEPIFKNSTMVLYGDIGDKQATQVSIKKDLVYVLAEENKNSVKQHIKMTLGQDLKSDVLNIDKIPDKNNDYMDKSAGLLGPISNHSFGGGFRTASNKEIKLSEHNIKKSKMFFRDIEEQYPTSLACVEIVNTLALDNQKKLSKPQSINTVSAHLPSSVVVSDCKNSHITPQMLFSKQDFNSNHNLTPSQKAEITELSTILEESGSQFEFTQFRKPSYILQKNTFEVPENQMTILNTTSEECRDADLHVIMNAPSIGQVDSSKQFEGTVGIKQKFAGLLKNDCNKSASGYLTDENEVGFRGFYSAHGAKLNVSTEALQKAVKLFSDIENIGEETSAEVDPISLSSSKCHDSVVSMFKIENHDKTVSEKNNICQLILQNNIEMTSGTFIEEITENYKRNTENEDNKYTAASRNSHNLEFDGSDSSKNDTVCIHKDETDLLFTDQHNICLKLSGQFMKEGNTQIKEDLSDLTFLEVVKAQETCHGNTSNKEQLTATKTEQNIKGFETFDTSFQTASGKNISVAKESFNKIVNFFDQKPEELHNFSLNSELHSDIRKNKMDILSHEETDIVKNKILKESVPVGTGNQLVTFQEQPERDEKIKEPTLLGFHTASGKKVKIAKESLDKVKNLFDEKEQGTCEITSFSHQWAKTLKYRDARKDLELARETIEITTAPKCKEMQNSRNNDKNLVSIETVVPPKLLSDNLCRQTENLKTSKSIFLKVKVHENVEKETAKSPATCYTNQSPYSVIENSALAFYTSCSRKTSVSQTSLTEAKKWLREGIFDGQPERVNTADYVGNSLYESNSNTIAENDKNHLSEKQDTYLSNSSMSNSYSYHSDEVHNDSGYLSKNKLDSGIEPVLKDVEDQKNTSFSKVISNVKDANAYPQTVNEDICVEELVTSSSPCENKNAAIKLSISNSNNFAVGPPAFRIASGKIICVSHETIKKVKDIFTDSFSKVIKENNENKSKICQKKIVAGCYEALDDSEDILHNSLDNDECSMHSHKVFADIQSEEVLQHNQNMSGLEKVSKISACDVSLETSDICKCSIGKLPKSVSSTNTCGIFSTASGKSVQISDASLQKARQVFSEIEDSTKQVFSKVLFKSNEHSDQLTRQENTAIHTPENLTSQKGFSYNVVNSSAFSGFSTASGKQVSILESSLHEVKGVLEEFDLIRTEHSLHYSPTSRQNVSKILPCVDKRNPEHCVNSEMEKTCSKEFKLSNNFNVEGGSSENNHSIKVSPYFSQFQQDKQQLVLGTKVSLVENIHVLGKEQTSPENVKMEMGKTETFSDVPVKTNIEVCSTYSKDSENYFETEAVEIAKAFMEDDELTDSELPSHATHSLFTCPKNEEMFLSNSRIGKRRGEPLISVGEPPIKRNLLNEFDRIIANQEKSLKASKSTPDGTIKDRRLFMHHVSLEPITCVPFCTTKERQEIQNPNFTAPGQEFLSKSRLYEHLTLEKSSSNLAVSGHPFYQVSATRNEKMKHLITTGKPTKVFVPPFKTKSHFHRDEQCVRNINLEENKQKQNIDGHGSGDSKNKINDTEIHQFIKNNSNQAAAVIFTKCEEEPLDLITSLQNARDIQDMRIKKKQRQRIFPQPGSLYLAKTSTLPRISLKAAVGGQVPSACSHKQLYTYGVSKHCIKINSKNAESFQFHTEDYFGKENLWTGKGVQLADGGWLIPSNDGKAGKEEFYRALCDTPGVDPKLISRIWVYNHYRWIIWKLAAMECAFPKEFANRCLSPERVLLQLKYRYDMEIDRSRRSAIKKIMERDDTAAKTLVLCVSDIISLSANISETSSNKTSSADTQKVAIIELTDGWYAVKAQLDPPLLAVLKNGRLTVGQKIILHGAELVGSPDACTPLEAPESLMLKISANSTRPACWYTKLGFFPDPRPFPLPLSSLFSDGGNVGCVDVIIQRAYPIQWMEKTSSGLYIFRNEREEEKEAAKYVEAQQKRLEALFTKFQEEFEEHEENTTKPYLPSRALTRQQVRALQDGAELYEAVKNAADPAYLEGYFSEEQLRALNNHRQMLNDKKQAQIQLEIRKAMESAEQKEQGLSRDVTTVWKLRIVSYSKKEKDSVILSIWRPSSDLYSLLTEGKRYRIYHLATSKSKSKSERANIQLAATKKTQYQQLPVSDEILFQVYQPREPLHFSKFLDPDFQPSCSEVDLIGFVVSVVKKTGLAPFVYLSDECYNLLAIKFWIDLNEDIIKPHMLIAASNLQWRPESKSGLPTLFAGDFSVFSASPKEGHFQETFNKMKNTVENVDILCNEAENKLMHILHANDPKWSTPSKDCTSGPYTAQIIPGTGNKLLEVCFHTCLSPDDFKVL
- the BRCA2 gene encoding breast cancer type 2 susceptibility protein isoform X4; amino-acid sequence: MPVGSKERPTFFEIFKTRCNKADLGPISLHWFEELSSEAPPYNSEPAEESEHKNNNYEPNLFKTPQRKPSYNQLASTPIIFKEQGLTLPLYQSPVKELDKFRLDLGRNVPNSRHKSLRTVKTKMDQADDVSCPLLSSCLSESPVVLQCTHVTPQRDKSVVCGSLFHTPKYVKGRQTPKHISESLGAEVDPDMSWSSSLATPPTLSSTVLIVRNEEASETVFPHDTTANVKSYFSNHDENLKKNDRFIPSVTDSENTDQREATSHGFDKTLGNSFKVNSCKDHIGKSMPNVLEDEVYETVADTSEEVSFSLCFSKYRTRNLQKVRTSKTRKKIFHEANADECEKSKNQVKEKYSFVSEVEPNDTDPLDSNVANQKPFESGSDKISKEVVPSLACEWSQLTLSGLNGTQMEKIPLLHISSCDQNISEKDLLDTENKRKKDFLTSENSLPHISSLPKSEKPLNEETVVNKRDEEQHLESHRDCILAVKQAISGTSPVASSFQGIKKSIFRIRESPKETFNASFSGHMTDPNFKKETEASESGLEIHTVCSQKEDSLCPNSIDNGSWPATTTQTSVASKNAGLISTLKKKTNKFIYAIHDETSYKGKKMPKDQKSELINCSAQFEANAFEAPLTFANADSGLLHSSVKRSCSQNDSEEPTLSLTSSFGTILRKCSRNETCSNNTVISQDLDYKEAKCNEEKLQLFITPEADSLSCLQEGQCENDPKSKKVSDIKEEVLAAACHPVQDSKVEYSDTDFQSQKSLLYDHENASTLILTPTSKDVLSNLVMISRGKESYKMSDKLKGNNYESDVELTKNIPMEKNQDICASNENDKNVELLPPEKYIRVASPSRKVQFNQNTNLRVIQKNQEETTSISKITVNPDSEELFLDIENDFVFQVANERNNLALGNTKELHETDLTCVNEPIFKNSTMVLYGDIGDKQATQVSIKKDLVYVLAEENKNSVKQHIKMTLGQDLKSDVLNIDKIPDKNNDYMDKSAGLLGPISNHSFGGGFRTASNKEIKLSEHNIKKSKMFFRDIEEQYPTSLACVEIVNTLALDNQKKLSKPQSINTVSAHLPSSVVVSDCKNSHITPQMLFSKQDFNSNHNLTPSQKAEITELSTILEESGSQFEFTQFRKPSYILQKNTFEVPENQMTILNTTSEECRDADLHVIMNAPSIGQVDSSKQFEGTVGIKQKFAGLLKNDCNKSASGYLTDENEVGFRGFYSAHGAKLNVSTEALQKAVKLFSDIENIGEETSAEVDPISLSSSKCHDSVVSMFKIENHDKTVSEKNNICQLILQNNIEMTSGTFIEEITENYKRNTENEDNKYTAASRNSHNLEFDGSDSSKNDTVCIHKDETDLLFTDQHNICLKLSGQFMKEGNTQIKEDLSDLTFLEVVKAQETCHGNTSNKEQLTATKTEQNIKGFETFDTSFQTASGKNISVAKESFNKIVNFFDQKPEELHNFSLNSELHSDIRKNKMDILSHEETDIVKNKILKESVPVGTGNQLVTFQEQPERDEKIKEPTLLGFHTASGKKVKIAKESLDKVKNLFDEKEQGTCEITSFSHQWAKTLKYRDARKDLELARETIEITTAPKCKEMQNSRNNDKNLVSIETVVPPKLLSDNLCRQTENLKTSKSIFLKVKVHENVEKETAKSPATCYTNQSPYSVIENSALAFYTSCSRKTSVSQTSLTEAKKWLREGIFDGQPERVNTADYVGNSLYESNSNTIAENDKNHLSEKQDTYLSNSSMSNSYSYHSDEVHNDSGYLSKNKLDSGIEPVLKDVEDQKNTSFSKVISNVKDANAYPQTVNEDICVEELVTSSSPCENKNAAIKLSISNSNNFAVGPPAFRIASGKIICVSHETIKKVKDIFTDSFSKVIKENNENKSKICQKKIVAGCYEALDDSEDILHNSLDNDECSMHSHKVFADIQSEEVLQHNQNMSGLEKVSKISACDVSLETSDICKCSIGKLPKSVSSTNTCGIFSTASGKSVQISDASLQKARQVFSEIEDSTKQVFSKVLFKSNEHSDQLTRQENTAIHTPENLTSQKGFSYNVVNSSAFSGFSTASGKQVSILESSLHEVKGVLEEFDLIRTEHSLHYSPTSRQNVSKILPCVDKRNPEHCVNSEMEKTCSKEFKLSNNFNVEGGSSENNHSIKVSPYFSQFQQDKQQLVLGTKVSLVENIHVLGKEQTSPENVKMEMGKTETFSDVPVKTNIEVCSTYSKDSENYFETEAVEIAKAFMEDDELTDSELPSHATHSLFTCPKNEEMFLSNSRIGKRRGEPLISVGEPPIKRNLLNEFDRIIANQEKSLKASKSTPDGTIKDRRLFMHHVSLEPITCVPFCTTKERQEIQNPNFTAPGQEFLSKSRLYEHLTLEKSSSNLAVSGHPFYQVSATRNEKMKHLITTGKPTKVFVPPFKTKSHFHRDEQCVRNINLEENKQKQNIDGHGSGDSKNKINDTEIHQFIKNNSNQAAAVIFTKCEEEPLDLITSLQNARDIQDMRIKKKQRQRIFPQPGSLYLAKTSTLPRISLKAAVGGQVPSACSHKQLYTYGVSKHCIKINSKNAESFQFHTEDYFGKENLWTGKGVQLADGGWLIPSNDGKAGKEEFYRALCDTPGVDPKLISRIWVYNHYRWIIWKLAAMECAFPKEFANRCLSPERVLLQLKYRYDMEIDRSRRSAIKKIMERDDTAAKTLVLCVSDIISLSANISETSSNKTSSADTQKVAIIELTDGWYAVKAQLDPPLLAVLKNGRLTVGQKIILHGAELVGSPDACTPLEAPESLMLKISANSTRPACWYTKLGFFPDPRPFPLPLSSLFSDGGNVGCVDVIIQRAYPIQWMEKTSSGLYIFRNEREEEKEAAKYVEAQQKRLEALFTKFQEEFEEHEAPSPGLDSFSRNYFLCSSIRSSSVLICSHTAIKNT